tgtcctgAAAAAGCAAACCTATAGAGACAGAGACTACATGAGTgagtgccaggggctgggagtagGGGAATAGTGGGGAGTGATGTTAACAGGTACACAGTTTCTTTTGGCgggtgaaaatgttctaaaattagtagcaatggttgcacaactctgtggatGTACTAAAGCCATTCAATTgttaaaagagtgaattttatggtatgtgaattgtatcttaaTAAAGCTCTTATAAAAACAGACACTAAAGCCTGTGTTTCAGACACttgaaggagaggaggggagaactGGGTATATATCCATAGAGGGTAAAGGACTCTTGGCAGAGAGGCTACAcatcccttctccccaccccaccctccaagCATGACTGTTCCCTAGACACCCTGGCTGGATGAGGACATGCTTTCTGGGCTCAAGGCTCCCGTTTCTTGCTCCCTGATGTGAATCCAGCCAATGCAGGGAGGCGTGCAACTGCCTGTGTGGATTCTGATGCAACCCCATGGGCCCCTCATGTCACCCCAGCTAGGCCTGTAGGAGGTCATCGTTATATAAACTCAGGACCGCCGCACCATTATTTATGTCTCTAAGCCACAAGGTAGGGAAACCGGAGAAAAGGCAGATGGGAAAATGccggcggggggtgggggggtccaAGGCCAGGATGCTCAAGTGCATGGAGAATAAGGCCCCAGGACGCAAGAAAATGACCCCTTGGAGCTGTTATCCCTCAGGCCCCAACATGTGTGGAGCTGGCAAAATCCTACAAGAGCTGAGCGCTGGGACTCCGGAGGCCTACCTGGGCTTGAGCGCTGATCCTCATCCTTCTGTAAAATGGTTACTTGAGTATAATAGGTACCTGATGTACATACAATAAATACTCAATAATGCAGTTGTATTTCTACACAGATATTTTGGTTTTAACCAGTTCCCCACCAGGTTCAAAGAAAAGATGAGCAGATTCTACCTGCCGCTGCCGTCTCATAGgacgcccctccccaccccttccaggCTGACCCATTTGGACTAGATGCTGAGCCAGGGCTGGGGGTAAGGCCAAAGGGGTCTGGgcctgtggggttggggggactAAAGATTGCAAGAacccctcccacctctcccaTGCTCTTCTTTGGAGGGAGAGATGGAGCTCTGTGTCCACGGGTGGGAAGAAGAAATTGCCAACTGACACCAGTACAGtttattcacaaataaataaattcacattaGGCAGAGCCTCCTGCTTGCCTCAGAGTGTCTAACCCTATGGGTCCCTCCATGGAGGGAGTGGCTGAGAAGGGCTGCCGTGGTGGGGGCGGCTCTCACCCGCAGGAATGCCCCTGCCGGGATCGCCCGTGCCCTCTTCCAGGAAAGGCAGTCTGCCAAGGAACCACTTCGAAGGTGCTGAGGCCAAAAAGCCTCGGTGCTCACAGAGACGGCGTCAGTTGTCCGCTGTCACTTGGGGTCCTCAGGCAGCCACTCCAGAGGCGAGAGGGGCATCCAGGTCTCCAACAGGGCCAGCACGTCGCCGGGAAGGAGCTGTAGGGAGAGAGGGAACAGCGCAGCCCTCAGCACTGGTGGCCTTGTGCGGGTGTCCGCGCTCGTGGGCTCCACTCTCAGGGGGCCCCTAGCGAGGGGAGACCCAGTCCCCTGCGTGGCCCCTCTTGGAGCCCTGGGCATACTATGGTGGCCAGGCTGCCGGCGGGGAGCAGCAGAGTGCCTGGTCCTCACCGTGGCAGGCGGTGGCGCTGTGCGTGGGGGCACGGACGAAGGGGGCACGGGGAAGGGAACACTAACCGGGGACGGTGGGCTTGGCTCCATCGCCTGCCCTTCCGGGCACGCCGCCTCGGCGAAGAGCGCAGGCGGGTCGCGCGGCTCGGGTGCGGCTCGGGCTCCGGGGCAGGCAGGCGGGGATCCCCAGGACGCCCCGGTGCGGACGGCGGAGACCAGGCCCAGCCCgcgcccctgcccctgcccctgcccctccgCCTGCGTCCGTGTCTGCACCTGCGCGGGGCAGCCGTCGGGGCACAGCGGGCAGCCCCGAGGGGACCCCGCGTCCCCGCGCTGCCGGCGTTGGCGCTGGAGACTCTCCTCGCTGAGGCCTAGCACGGCCGACAGGTGGCCGATGTAGCGGATAGCCAGGCGCAGCGTCTCGATCTTGGTCAGGCTCTGGCCGGCGGGCGCCACGGACGGCGGTAGAAAGCGGCGCAGCTCGTGCAGGGCTCGGGCCAGCGTGCGCATGCGCAGTTTCTCCCGCTCACTGGCGCTCTGCCTCTGCCCGCTGCCCAGGCGGCTGCTGCGCGCGCCGCGCCTACCTACGGTGGGTGCGCGGGGGTCCCGGCGGGCGCCGGGGCGCGCGGGGCTCCGCACAGGGCTGTCGGCTGGGGTGCTGCCCCATGAGTCTGGGGACGAGACGAGGGAGCGGCCGCAGTCCTTGTCGGAGGGCGGCGGCCGCCGAGTTGGGCCCCAGGCCGCGGAGAGCATCCAGGACGCGGAGAGCGGCGGGCACAGGGGCTGGGCCATGGCAGCGGCGGCGCGTCTGGGGGCCGGCGGTCGGCGGCCGCTTTATGCCGAGCCCGAGGTGTGAAGTGGCCCCTTCCAGGCCGCATCAGCACATCAAAGTGGGCTCGGGGCTTGGAGGGGGCGGAGCCTGACCCTTTGAATCCACGGCGGGGGGCCAAGGTGCCAGCCCCTTGGCTGCGCCTGTTTCGCCCCACCTGGGCCCTCGCTTGGGCTTCTGACCCAGCCTTTCGGGCTTCCCGCCTGCGCCCAGTGTTGGGTGAAGCCCGGGGCGTAGGGCCAGCCCTGCAGGTTAAAGGATGCTGGATCAGAAAAACGAAGTCTAGATCCTAGGTTTGGGGCCTGCCTTCACCTGTTGGGACCTTATGCAAATTCTTAGTTCTTTTGCACCTTAGCTTCCAATTTGTATAATGAGAGCCTCAGAGCATGCGCCAACTGGACAGTGAAGTAGAGTAAGGACCAGGAGCAGGGACCCTCATTCCCTCTAAAGGTGGAGAAAGCAGTAAACCATTTCTCCTTTGAGGCAGGATGGCCCTGGATAGACCCTTCCctggtgagaacatgtggacagtGCAAGGAAGCTTGCACCCCGGCAAATCCAATAAGCTGCCGAGTCTGGTCAGGATGCTGGACCTTCTGAGCAGAGGGAGGGGGCAAGCCTGCTCCAACCCCCGGACACCTCTAGCCTGGCAGGGTCTGGAACTTGGCCTGTTGACACAGCTGTCACCACTGGCCTCTACCTGATGTTCTGCCGCTGTTGGACAGGTATAACAGGTTttctcaatgaaatgtgagtggaAATGATGCAgcaaaggcatttgacaaaatccaacacccttcgtgataaaaattctcagcaaactaagaatagagAGGAATTTCATCA
This window of the Nomascus leucogenys isolate Asia chromosome 6, Asia_NLE_v1, whole genome shotgun sequence genome carries:
- the MESP1 gene encoding mesoderm posterior protein 1; the encoded protein is MAQPLCPPLSASWMLSAAWGPTRRPPPSDKDCGRSLVSSPDSWGSTPADSPVRSPARPGARRDPRAPTVGRRGARSSRLGSGQRQSASEREKLRMRTLARALHELRRFLPPSVAPAGQSLTKIETLRLAIRYIGHLSAVLGLSEESLQRQRRQRGDAGSPRGCPLCPDGCPAQVQTRTQAEGQGQGQGRGLGLVSAVRTGASWGSPPACPGARAAPEPRDPPALFAEAACPEGQAMEPSPPSPLLPGDVLALLETWMPLSPLEWLPEDPK